From Clostridium sp. SY8519:
GGAACAGGCACGCCGCATTATCAATGAAATCTGAGACAGAGTGACACACAGCAGAGAAAACAGGCAGGCTCTGCCACTGCGCGGAACCGCCGCGTCAGTGCGGACGGAAAGAGGGATCAGAAATGGTTTATCGACAGATACCGTCAGAAGAAAATAACAGCTTGCGCTATCAGGTCTGGGACGGCCCGCGGGAAGCGGCTGCCTTTTCCTGCGTCCTGCATGAGGCGGGCGGATGTGATATTCAGGATCTGACCCTTCAGCCGGAATATGACACGTATGAAAATCTGGACCGGATTCTGGAGTTTATTCGCTATAAAGCCCTTGTCTGCGCAAAGGACGCGGTGTATGTCCGACTGGATGCCCGCAACTATACCCGTCTGGAACAGTTCAAAAAGTTCGGATTTTATCAGATTGATCAGTATATCACATATGGAAATTACGGACAGGAATCCTGCGTCTGTGTGCTGAAGTATCTGCTGCGGTAGCAGACCAGGTGCAAATCATCCGGCAGGTACAGAACAGGCACCACGGCAGCAAACCGGCCGGCAGGCACAGATCAGGCGCCACGGCAGCAAACCGGCTGGCAGGCACAGACCAGGCACCACGGCAGCAAACCGGCCGGCAGGCACAGACCAGGCACCACGGCAGCAAACCGGCCGGCAGGCACAGACCAGGCAGCCATGGCAGCAAATCAGACGGTAAGTCATAAGTACAGGAGACAGAAGCATGGGAAATTTAAGTCATCTGGAACCTTCAAAAGTATACGATTATTTTGAGCAGATCAGCCGGATTCCCCGCGGATCAGGCCATACCCGTCAGATCAGTGACTGGCTGGCAGCGTTTGCCCGGTCACATCATCTGTTCTGGCGCCAGGACGAAGCGGGAAATGTTCTGATCCGCAAACCGGCATCCGCCGGCAGAAAAGACCGTGACGAGCTGATTCTGCAGGGACATATGGACATGGTGGCAGTGCGGGAGCCGGGCTGCCCGACAGACCCGGAGAAGGATCCGCTGGTTCTGCGGGAGGACGGCATGTACCTCTGGGCAGAGGGCACGTCCCTGGGCGGTGATGACGGCATCGCTGTGGCCTATATCCTGGCGATCCTGGATGCGGAGGATCTGGAACACCCGCCGCTGACTGCGCTGTTTACCGTGGATGAGGAAGTGGGGATGCTTGGCGCGCAGGCTCTGGATCTGTCGGATGTTTCTGCCAGACAGATGATCAACCTGGATTCGGAAGAAGAAGGCACCCTGTTGACGGGATGCGCCGGAGGTGGTACGGTAGAGTGCAGATTTCCCGCCGCAAGGGAGTCTGTATCCGGCATGCAGGCGGAACTTGTGATTTCCGGCCTGACCGGCGGGCATTCCGGCGAGGAGATTCATACCGGAAGGGCCAATGCCATTGCCCTTCTGGGCAGATATTTTCTGGAATTTCCCGGGGAATTCCGCTGGCGGATCCTGACAGTATCCGGAGGCGAAAAAGACAATGCCATTGCGACGGACAGCCGCGTACAGCTGCTGTTTCCGGAAGCAGGCGAAGCGATACAAAAGCAGGTGGAAGCGTATACCGAATGGTTTCGCCGGACTATCGGTCAGGAGTACCATCAGACCGATCCGAACCTGAAGGTTTCTTTCTGCTGGTCGGGTGTGGAGCAGAAGCCCGCGCTGACCGCAGAAGCTTCCCGGGCGCTCTCCCTGGCGCTGATGCATCTGCCGTGCGGGGTGCAGCGGAGAATGCCGGGAATGGAGGAAATGATCGAAACGTCCCTGAATCCCGGAATTCTGGCACTGGATGCCGAAGGAAAGGATGGGACAGGGGAGTTTGTCATTACGTACTGTGTCCGCAGTGCCAGAGAATCCTGCAAACAGGCACTGATTGCAAGGATGCGGAGCCTGACAGAATGCCTGGGCGGACATTTGCGGATCAACGGGCTTTATCCGGCCTGGGAATACAGAGAGGAGTCCCCGCTGCGTGCCTGCATGACGGAGGCATATCAGGAGTACTACGGCAGGGAGCCGGTGACGAAGACCATTCATGCCGGCCTGGAATGCGGTATTTTTGCAGGAAAAATCGAGGGCCTGGACTGTGTTTCCATCGGTCCGGATATTCTGGATATTCATACCACAAGAGAACGGATGAGCATCGCCTCGGTGCGCAGGGTATGGGAATATCTGCTTCTGGTGCTGAAAAAACTGTAGATGGGAGCGTAGGTATGAGCAGCTCGGAAGAACTTCCGAATCCGGTCCGCGCACAGAAGGAACGCGAGAATGGTTCCGGCGGACAGAAAAAGTGTTTGAATGAATATGAAGACGACAGCTGCGCAGCCCGGTATGAACGCCGGGCTCGGGCTTACCGGCGTCAGTTTCATAGCCATCCGGAGACCGGATGGCTGTGCTTTTATGCCACAGCGGTCATTGCGGAACAGCTGAAAGCATGCGGATACAGGCTGCTGGTGGGAAGAGAACTGCTGGGAGATCTTTCGCTTGCGGATCCGCCTGCAGAAGAAGAGACAGACCGGGCGATCCGCAGGGCCCGCGACCGGATCAGTCACAGCGGCGGACAGGCCAGCATGGCGGCAGTGACTTACTGGCTGAACCGCATGCAGCGGCGGACCGGCGCGCTTGCCATACTGGAACCGGCTGCCGGCAGATGGGAGCATACGGTCATGTATCGCTTTGACATGGATGCGCTGCCCATTGAGGAAAGCGAAAAACCGGGGCATTTTCCCCGGGCGGAAGGCTTTGCCTCAGATCTGCGGGGAGTATCCCATGCCTGCGGCCACGACGGACATATGGCAGCGGGTCTGGTGTGCGCGGAACGAATTGCCCGGGAGAAGATTGCGGACCGATGCCGGACCAGGTTTCTGTTTTTGTTTCAGCCGGCGGAAGAAGGGGTGCGGGGAGCATCTGCTGTGGCGGAGCGCCTGCCGCTTCTGGTCGGAGGAAGGATTGACCGCTTTTTTGCCGGACACATCGGGTTTACCAGTCCGGACTGTTTTGTGGCAGGCGCCGGGGGATTCCTGGAAACCAGTAAGTTTGACGCGGTGTTTACGGGAAAAAGCGCCCATGCCGGCCGTAATCCGGAAGAAGGACGCAACGCGCTGCTGGCCGCGGCCCAGGCAGTGACGGCCATGTATCAGATAGAAAAACCGGACAGCGGAATCGGCCGGATTAACGTGGGCGTGATGCATGCCGGAGAAGCCAGAAACGCCATTGCGGCCCATGCCAGAATTATGGTGGAAACCAGGGGTTCCGGCAGTGCCGAGAACAAATACATGAAAAAACAGGGAATATCATGTATAATGAACGCAGCCAGAGAGAACGGAGTATCGGCAGAGATCCTTCCGATGGGAGAGTCCGTGTGCGCGGACAGTTCTCCGGATCTGGCAGAAAAAGTCCTGACCATGCCATCGGTCAGAAACCTGTATTCCGAATGCAGGGCCAGCCAGGCATTCGGGGCAAGCGAAGACGCGGCTGTGCTGATGAACTATGTGCAGCGCCGGGGCGGCGCGGCCGTATATATGCTGTTCGGCACGGCACTTGCGGCAGACAACCATCAGCCGGATTTTGATTTTGACGAGTCGGTTCTCGGGCGGATGCTCAGAATATTTTACGAATCCGCCCTGCTGGAATGGAATTGAGGTAATACAGCAGTGAAAAGAAAGAATCACATACACGGAACATTTGGAACAGCCAGACGCCTGCTGGCCTGCGCGGTCAGCGCGGGAATGATCGGTACACTGACGCCGGCGGCGGTCTTGGCAGCAGAGCCCGCAGCTTCCGCGGATGGGAAGGCAGTGACAGTGGCATATTCCCCGAAAAAGGCGGCGGATGTCCTTGCGGCAAATTCTGAGACGGAGTCCCGGGAGATCCATGATACAATAAAGATCGATACGGAGACGGGCACCGTCACGGAAAACGGAACCAAAACAGATCTTAAGGAAGCGCTGGATGTGTCAGCCAGGACAGAACAGAAGCTGACAGACGGAACGAAAACCCAGAATACAGAAAAAATCACCGATTATCTGAACGGGCAGGGCATCTATCAGGTCAGACAGACCGCTGCCGGAACCCTTCAGGTGGACGCGCCCTATCAGATGCAGCGGATCATTGTGTCCCTGCGCCGGCCGCTGAAAGACAGCTTCGGCGCGTCCCATGTGATGTATTATCAGACTGCCGGACAGTATGTGCTGTCTTACAGCAGCGAACAGGCGACCCGGACAGCGTTTGAAAAACTGGCAAAACAGTACGGTTCGAACCATGTGATGCTGGATACCGCGGTGCGTCTCAGTGAAAACAGACAGGCCGGCAGCAGCGCCGGGGCGGCAAAGGCAGCTGCGGTTCATACAGCCGCTTCTTCCCAGTCCTCGCCCCAGCTGCTGAAGGGGGACTATGTATCCTGGGCGACGCACCAGTCTGGCCTGGATACCCTGAAGGAATACGCGAATGCCAACAAAAAGCTGGGCAAAGTCAAGGTGGCCATAATCGATACCGGGATTATCAAACAGCATGAGCTGTTTGAGGGAAGGACGATTTCCAGACAGAGCACAGCGATGGTAATGGACCAGGATGATGTCTCCGGCCTGAAATACTCCTATCAGGATGTGGATCAGGTCAGCGGCCATGGCACCCATGTGGCAGGCATCCTTGCGGATGCCACCTCTGATCAGGTGCAGCTGCTGATTATCCGGGCGTTTACGGCAGATGCCACCGGAGAGCCATACGCCAGCCTTTACGATCTGGCCATGTCCGTGGAATATGCCAAGGAGAGCGGCGCTTCCGTAGTCAATATCAGCGCCGGCATCAACCATATCCCGGGCAGACGCCGGGATTATGCCTCCAAAGCCCTCTATGAGGCCCAGAAAGAGATGTATCGCTACATGGAGTCCGTGTTGAAAAGCGCGTACCGGGACGGCGTGGTTGTCTGCTGTGCTTCCGGCAACCGGGAAAACGCGTCAGATTCCCTGCTTATTTCCAAACAGCAGAGCTATCCGGCCTACAGTCCTTATGTGCTGGCAGTCGGAGCCATTACGAAAAAAAGAAAACGGGCGAACTTTTCCTATTACGGAAAAGAACTGGATTTTGTGGCAGGCGGATACAACATTCTGAGTGCCTCCCGCTTTGCGGAAGACGAGTATGTGTACAACAGCGGAACTTCCATGGCCGTGCCGATTGTATCTGCGGCGGCAGCCATGGTGCGCCTGTACCATCCGGGGTATTCCAGAGGATCTGTGGTCAAAGTCCTGCGCCAGCATGCTTATTACGGCAAGAATGGCGGCCGGACCGTGAAGCAGGGATATGGCTACATAAAAATCAGTAATCCGTCCCAGGCCAGCTTGAAGAAAAAACAGTTGATCAGCGGAGTAAAGAAAAGCTACAAACTGGTCAGCAAAGGGAAAACCGTCAGACTGAAGGCAAAGAGCAGCAGCGGACAGAAGGTTTCCTACCATACCGGTAATGCGTCGGTGGCGTCGGTTTCTTCCAAAGGCACGGTCAAACCGCGGAAAAAGGGAAAAACCACCATTACCATCAAAGTACCGAACAATTCCCGGTATGATTACGCAGTAAAAAAAGTAACCGTCACCGTACGGGCTAAAAAATAAATCCGGGCACCGGCGGTGGGCGGCCCGCCCGTTTCCGGCGGCCGGAAAGCCTTCGGTTTCCAACGGTTGATTTCTGCGTTCAGCTGTGGTAGAATAGCACTTGTTTTATGCGGATCAATATCCGTGAAGGCATTTTGACAGAGACAGACCGGGAGTTCCGGCCGGACAGGATAGAAGAGAGCCAGGCGCGCGGCCGGCAGCTCGGAGATCTGGAGGTATCCGATGAGTTTAGCAACCATTAAGATTATTGTTGAGATTGCATTTATCGCGATCTGTGTGATTATGAATATTATTGTCCTGATGCAGGAAGGCAAGTCCGCGGGACTTGGGTCTATCGGCGGCATGGCGTCCAACATGGATTCCTACTGGAGCAAGAACAAGGGCCGTTCTATGGAAGGACGCCTGGTAAAAGCGACCAGAATACTGACTGCCGTATTCCTTGCGGCGGCCGCTGTTCTCAATATCGGAAGCTTTTCATAAGACCAAAGGATCGATCGGGACTGTCGGAAGATGGTTCCGATTTTTTTCGTGATAGTGGAAAACCGTGCCTGTGAGCGTTCCGGTGAGACGGCAGGTACGGAAGCAGGAAACAGCCAGGACAGAAAGGCGGATGAAATGAAAAAAAAGAAACCACAGGTACTGGTCGGTGAATATACTGCGCATCCGCGGGGATTCGGATTCGTATCGGCAGAAGGGGAATCAGAGGATATTTTTATCCCGCCGGGGAAAAATAACGGCGCGCTCCATCAGGATACGGTGGAGATCGAGGTCTGTCCTTCTTCCGGAAAGCGGAAAGAAGGGCGTGTACGCGCCATTCTGGAACACGGGCTGGAAAACGTAGTAGGTACGTATCAGCAAAGCAGAAACTATGGCTTTGTCCTTCCGGACAATCCGCGGATCCATACGGATATTTTTGTGGCAAAAGAGCGCAGCCTGGATGCCAGGGACGGACAGAAGGTAGTGGTGGAACTGACCGATTTCCATGAGCCGGGAAAAAATCCGGAAGGCGCGGTGACCAAAGTCCTGGGCTTCCCGGAGGAACCGGGGGTGGATATTGAGAGTATCATCCGGGAGTACGATGTGCCGGATGCCTTCTCCCGCAAAATCCTGAATCAGGCGGACCGGGTGGCCAAGCCGGTTTCCGAAGCGGACCGGGCCGGACGCAGTGATTTCCGAAGCTGGCAGACGGTGACGATTGACGGCGAAGATGCCAAAGATCTGGATGACGCCATTACGCTGACAAAAGAAGGGGGCATCTATACCCTGGGAGTGCATATCGCCGATGTGACCAATTATGTCCAGGAGAACAGCGCGCTGGACCGGGAAGCCCTGAAACGGGGCACCAGCATCTATCTGGTGGACCGGGTGATTCCCATGCTTCCGCAGGCGCTGTCCAACGGCATGTGTTCGCTGAACCAGGGCGAGGACCGTCTGGCGCTGAGCTGTGTCATGCAGATCGATGAATCGGGAAAAATGCTGAGCCATCAGATTGTGGAAAGTGTGATCCGGGTGGACCGCAGAATGAGCTATACGGCCGTAAATCAGATCATTACGGAGCAGGATCCGGCGGTACAGGCGGAATACGCGGAGCTGGTGCCCATGTTTTTCCGCATGAAGGAACTGTCTGCCATTATCCGCAGACACCGGGCAGAACGGGGATCCATTGATTTTGACTTTCCGGAAACCAAGGTGGTGCTGGATGACCGGGGCGTTCCGGTGGACATTCATCCCTATGAACGCAACGCGGCGACGAAGCTGATTGAAGACTTTATGCTGGCCGCCAACGAAACCGTTGCCGAGCATTTTTTCTGGCAGCAGCTTCCTTTTGTCTATCGGACCCATGAGGCGCCGGAGGCAGACCGGATCCGGGCGCTGAGTATTTTTATCGCCAATTTCGGCCTCCATATTCACGGGGCGGTGGGGCACAAGGTGCATCCGAAGGAAATCCAGAAACTGCTGGCAGAAATTGACGGGGAGCCGGAAGAACCGCTGATCGCGCGGCTGACCCTGCGGGCAATGCAGCAGGCGAAGTATACGACCGTCTGCACCGGACACTTCGGCCTGGCAGCCAGATATTACTGCCACTTTACCTCGCCGATCCGCAGGTATCCGGATCTGCAGATCCACAGGATCATCAAGGAAAATATCCGCGGACGCTTGAAAGAGAACCGGATTGAGCATTATAATAAGATTTTACCGGGAGTTGCCGAGCAGAGCAGCCGTCTGGAACGGCGCGCGGAAGAGATGGAGCGGGAAACCATACGTCTGAAGAAGACCGAGTATATGGAAAATCATCTGGGTGAATGCTTCGACGGCGTGATTTCCGGCGTGACGGCATACGGGTTTTATGTGGAGCTTCCCAATACTGTGGAAGGCCTGGTGCATATCAGCACACTGCATCAGGATTATTTCACCTTCTGTGAAGACACCTGGGAACTGGTGGGTGAGCATACGGGCATTGTCTATCGTCTGGGAATGCCGGTGCGGATACAGGTGGCACACACAGACCGGCTGATGCGGACGATCGATTTTGTACTGGCTCCGGAGGAGCAGGAGGAGCAGAACCATGAGCAAAGAATCAGTTCGACTGATCGCGAATAATAAAAAAGCATATCACGACTATTTTATTGACGACAAATACGAGGCAGGCATTGAACTGCACGGAACGGAAGTCAAGTCACTGCGTATGGGAAAGTGCAGCATCAAGGAAGCCTTTGTCCGGATCGAAGACGGGGAAGTGATCATCTACGGGATGCATATCAGCCCCTACGAAAAGGGAAATATCTTCAATAAAGATCCCATGCGGCCGAAGCGGCTTCTGCTGCATAAGTATGAGATCCGCAAGCTGGCAGGCAAGATTCAGCAGAAGGGGTATACCCTGGTGCCGCTGCGGGTGTATTTAAAGGGCAGTCTGATGAAAGTGGAAATCGGACTGGCCAGAGGAAAGAAACTGTATGACAAACGCGCGGATATCGCGAAAAAAGACCAGAAGCGGGAAGCCCAGCGAGAATTTAAAATCCGCAATCTGTAATGGAACAGGCCGCGGAGAAAGGAAGCCCAGATATGAGTAAACTGTCACATTTAGACGAACTGGAGGCAGAAGCCATCTACATCATCCGCGAAGTGGCGGCGGAGTGTGAGAAGCCGGTGATGCTGTATTCCATCGGCAAGGATTCATCGGTGATGCTGCATCTGGCGATGAAGGCTTTTTATCCGGCGAAACCGCCGTTTCCCTTCCTGCATGTAAATACCACATGGAAATTTAAGGAAATGATCGAATTCCGGGACAAAACCGCGAAAGAGCTGGGCATCGAAATGCTGGAATACATCAACGAAGAAGGGGTAAAACAGGGAATCAATCCCTTCGACCACGGGGCGGCCTATACGGATATCATGAAGACCCAGGCCCTGAAACAGGCCCTGAAAAAATACGGATTCACCGCGGCCTTCGGCGGCGGACGCCGGGACGAGGAGAAGAGCCGTGCCAAGGAACGGATTTTCTCCTTCCGGAACGCGGAACAGGCCTGGGACCCGAAAAACCAGCGTCCGGAGATGTGGAAGCTGTACAACACAGAGATCAACAAAGGCGAGTCCATCCGTGTCTTCCCGATTTCCAACTGGACGGAAACGGATATCTGGCAGTACATCAAACGGGAAAACATCCCCATCGTACCGCTGTATTTCGCGGCGGAGCGACCGGTGGTGGAGCGGGACGGCCAGCTGATCATGGTGGATGATGACCGGATGCGCTTAAAACCGGGAGAAAAGCCGGAAATGAAGATGGTGCGGTTCCGTACCCTGGGCTGTTATCCGCTGTCCGGCGGCATCGAGTCCCAGGCCACAACCATTGACGAAGTCATCGAAGAGACACTGTCCGCAGTGGAATCCGAGCGTACCAGCCGTGTCATCGACCGGGACGGCGGAGCGGCAAGTATGGAAAAACGCAAAAGAGAGGGATATTTTTAAAATATGTTAAACCAGTTCTCAAGAACACAGCTTTTGGTAGGAAAAGAGGCCATGGACCGGCTGAAAGAGGCCCGGGTGGCGGTATTCGGAATCGGCGGCGTAGGCGGGTATACCGTGGAAGCCCTGGTGCGCAGCGGTGTGGGGGCCATTGACCTGATTGATGATGACAAGGTGTGCCTGACCAATCTGAACCGTCAGATCATAGCGACCCGGAAGACCATCGGAAGTTACAAGGTGGATGTAGAGGAAGAACGGATCCACGCCATCAATCCGGACTGCGCGGTACGCACCTACAAGACGTTTTATCTGCCGGAAACCGCGGATCAGTTTGATTTTCATGAGTACGACTATGTGGTGGACGCCATTGATACGGTAACCGGCAAACTGCAGCTGATCCAGGCGGCCTATGATGCGGGGACTCCTGTCATCAGTGCCATGGGCGCCGGAAACAAACTGGATCCCACCGCCTTTGAAGTGGCGGATATCTACGAAACATCCGTCTGCCCGCTGGCCCGGGTAATGCGGCGGGAACTGCGCAAACGGGGCATCCCGCATCTGAAAGTGGTTTATTCCAAAGAAAAAGCCACCCGCCCCATTGCGGATGATTCCATCAGCTGCAGAACCCACTGTGTCTGCCCGCCGGGGACGAAACGCACCTGCGCGGAACGGCGGGATGTGCCGGGCAGCGTGGCATTTGTGCCGGCGGTGGCGGGACTGATTATCGGCGGAGAAGTCGTGAAAGACCTGATGGGGGCATCTGCCCTGAAAAATACGGAAAAGTATTGACGCCGGGGAACAGACTGCTATAATAATAGCGACACAGAGATCGGGGATGTAAAGGTTTCGACGGGGTCTCTGAAGCTGGAGAAGCGAGCCGCACGGGATGCGTCAAATTCCACCCTAAATTTAAACGCTAAAGAAGATAATTTCGAATTAGCAATGGCTGCCTAATCGCAGCTGCTTGTCTGCCGGCCTGCACCCATACGGGCTGACCAGGCATCAAACCATGTGGGAAACGACTTATACAAAGCTTTGCGTATAAGGGCGTAACATGAAGCTACTGAAGTCAGTAACCTGTCACCGGGTGCCTGATGGAGGGAATGTCAGAACAGTGACTACGCTCGTAGAAGAACAGCGGATCAGATTTCGGACACGGGTTCGACTCCCGTCATCTCCATGGAAAGTTCCCGCAATGATAGGGGAATGCATTATGGGGTTATCGGATAATACCGATTTCAGCCCCTTATCACTGAAACAGACAGGATCCCTGATATATTCAGCACTTCTTAAGAAGCTGCATTATAGCAGGGATCCTCTTTCTTTGATATCATCCGGATTTTGGCGCAGACTATCCCCATAATCCTTCTTTTTGCGGGGGCTTTTCTTTTACGCTGCAGAACTCTCTGTTTTTGGCTCGAATTCCTTCAGCTGCCCTGTCTGGAACCTATGGTATTTATTGATGTTCCGTCCGATCACAAACAGCATGAATTCCTTATACACTTTTTTGGATGATCGGTAGTTGAACCGGCGGAACCCCTCGTTTTCCTTGATGTCGCCAAAATGGCCTTCCGTCTGGATCGATCGGACCTGACGGTTATAGATGCCGTGCTCACTCTGGATGTTCCTGTGGCTCTCTGCTTTCAGCTCCTCCCAGGACTCATTGATCTTCATCATCTTGTTTTTGTCAGCATCCCGACCGGCATCATATTTATACAGGCATCTTCCTTTATGCGCGCATCCGCTGCAGTCCGCACATCCGTACACTTCCATGGTTTGTGTATAACCGTCCCGTTTATGTCTCTCTGTCCGGATATGCCGGAGGCTGCGGCCGTCATGGCAGCGGTAGTAACCCCCCTCATCATCTGCGCATTTCTCCATGTTGTAATGCCTGCCGATGTCGTTTTTATATGCGCGTGTTTTCATCTTCTCGTGTTCCTGCAGCTTGATGTAGCTGGTGATCCCGTTTTCTTTCAGATACAGGAGGTTCTTTTCGCTGCAGTATCCGCTGTCCGCAGTGAACTCTTCTGGATATCTCCCAAAGGCTGCTTTGTGTTTTTCCGCCACCGGGATCAAAGTATCATAGTCTGTCCGGTCGTTACTGACATAACTGTGGATAATGAAGTAGTTTTCCACTGCGATCTGTACATTATATGCCGGCTTTAACTGGCCGTTGAGCATGTGGTCTTCTTTCATCCGCATGAATGTTGCTTCCAGGTCTGTCTTGGAATAGCTGTTCCTGTCATCACCCATGATCTCAAAGCATTCCTTGTATTTCATCAAACGCCTTCCGCAGTTTTCCAGTTCCTCG
This genomic window contains:
- a CDS encoding IS1182 family transposase yields the protein MLKKHHYYNDFFEKGQLKINFSLYQIGIPADDPVYTLKKVMEDLDYSGLLGRYSAKGRTGYNPIMMFAVVTYANMRGIRSVDRIVELCERDVAFIWLTKGEKPKRDAFYDFIGKKLTGDILDDLHYQFILRLHKEGLISLDTLFLDGTKLEANANRYTFVWRGSINYHLAGLLDTIDMLYARYNTLLDQEGYKEKYGLDNVKMFAIEGMGKVREVIEKNRKRKLTKHKKLPNNTRIRISNCSPLEMLTLQKNLKQIADGEDIIFANGKGKRRTELQKLYEELENCGRRLMKYKECFEIMGDDRNSYSKTDLEATFMRMKEDHMLNGQLKPAYNVQIAVENYFIIHSYVSNDRTDYDTLIPVAEKHKAAFGRYPEEFTADSGYCSEKNLLYLKENGITSYIKLQEHEKMKTRAYKNDIGRHYNMEKCADDEGGYYRCHDGRSLRHIRTERHKRDGYTQTMEVYGCADCSGCAHKGRCLYKYDAGRDADKNKMMKINESWEELKAESHRNIQSEHGIYNRQVRSIQTEGHFGDIKENEGFRRFNYRSSKKVYKEFMLFVIGRNINKYHRFQTGQLKEFEPKTESSAA